The Bacteroides ovatus genomic interval TAGTCATATCCTGGAGAAAACTGTGTCTGGAAAGTGGCGAACGCACTGGCATACCAACTTTTGGCAATAGCATAGCCATAATTCGTATTCAAATAGATTTTATCATTTGCTTTCCTGGTTCCGTCGTCACCGGTCTTATTTAATCCATAAGCCAGTTCGATACGATTATTCCACAGATGTTTTCCTTTCTTATAATTAATCTGATAAGTGCCCTGCAAGTCAAAGGCAACGGAGTTATCACCTCCGGCAGCCCAATTAGTGAGGCTCACTTGCGTTAGTTTCAGTCCGGCAAATCCTTCTTTTGTCCAGGGAGAAATTTGTGTACTATCGGCAGTTTGGGCCGACAAGGTTCCAACGCCCATACATAACAGGGCGATGAATAGAGTTTTCATTTTGTTCATGATAGTTGAGGTTTAGTGTAGAAAAAACACAACCTAACAAGAACGGAGCCTTGGCAGTTTACCAAGCCTTTTTACCAGTTCCCATTAGGTCAAAATCTTTAAGATAAGTAGCAGGCTTAAGTATTAAGTATTAGCCATATTCGTTTATTAGCTGCAACTAATAGTTAATACCTAATACTTAATACTCCATATTCTATATTACTTTACAGCAGCTAAGGCTTTGTCATAATCAGGCTCCTGGGTGATTTCAGGAACAAGTTCCGTATATGCAATTTTGCCATCTTTGCCAATCACAACTACCGCACGCGCCAAAAGTCCTGCTAACGGACCATCTGCCATACGCACTCCGTAACTTTCGTCGAAATCAGAGAAGCGGAAATCAGACAATGGAATTACATTTTCAATACCTTCTGTCGTACAGAAACGGCCGTGTGCAAAAGGAAGATCCTTAGAAATAGCCAATACTACCGTATCTTTCAATCCGGCAGCCATTTTATTAAACTTACGTACAGAAGTTGCACATACGCTGGTATCCAGACTAGGGAAAATATTTAAAATCACATTTTTACCATTTAAATCTTTCAGAGAGAAAGAAGATAAATCTGTTTTTACCAGCTCGAAGTCAGGAGCTACCTTACCTACTTGTATAAATTCACCGATCAGTTTCACCGGTTGTCCTTTGAAATTTGTTGTTGCCATAATGCATGTATATTTAAAATTTACTTTATATAGGAAACAACTATTCCCCCAAATATGTTCACGGAAAACCTTTTCTAAATTCAATTTGTTATTCCTCAACGAAATCACTCTAGTGTTCAATTTAAAATATAAAATGTATGGAAACTGTATTCAATGAGATTCAACATTCAGTAAAAAATTGGTGGACTTCTCTTCTTTTGGGAATCGTGTATATCATTGTAGCCCTTTGGCTCATGTTCTCACCCGTAAGCACCTATGTAGCTCTAAGTATCATTTTCAGTGTATCGATGCTGATAAGCGGTATTCTGGAAATCATCTTCGCTCTTAGCAACCGGAAAGGTGTCCCGAGCTGGGGGTGGTATATCGTAGGAGGACTCATCGACCTCGTTCTGGGTATTTACCTGATTGCCTATCCGATGGTCAGCATGGAAGTTATCCCTTTCATCATAGCCTTCTGGCTTATGTTCCGAGGGTTCTCCTCCACCGGCTATTCCATCGACCTGAAACGTTACGGAACCCGCGACTGGGGCTGGTACATGGCTTTCGGTATTCTTGCCATCCTGTGCTCTCTTTTAATATTATGGCAACCCGCCATAGGAGCGCTCTACGCAGTGTATATGATTTCTTTTGCTTTCCTCATCATCGGACTTTTCCGTGTCATGCTTTCATTTGAATTAAAGAATCTGCATAAAAGAAAATAAAAAGCTTTCGGCACTTACTTTGGGATTTTGTTTATCTTTGTAGGCAATTTACATAAATCAATTAATTAAAAAGGAAGAAAATTATGGCAATGCATACATGGTTTGAGTGCAAGATCCGTTATGAAAAAGTAATGGAAAACGGAATGCAGAAGAAAGTAACTGAACCTTATCTTGTTGACGCACTCAGTTTTACAGAAGCAGAAGCACGGATTATTGAAGAAATGACTCCGTTTATCTCCGGAGAATTTACCGTTTCGGATATTAAACGTGCCAACTATAGCGAACTTTTCCCTAGCGACGAAGAAAGTGCCGACCGCTGGTTCAAATGCAAACTTATTTTCATCACTCTGGATGAAAAAAGCGGTGCTGAAAAAAAGACTTCCACCCAAGTACTGGTACAAGCTGCCGACTTGCGCGACGCAGTCAAGAAGCTGGATGAAGGAATGAAAGGAACCATGGCAGATTATCAGATCGGTATGGTATCCGAGACTCCGCTCATGGATGTATATCCTTACAGCGCCGAACCGAATGACAAACCGGAGTTTGACCCATCAAAAGCATAAGTAACAATGAGTATTGCTGACAATTTAAAGCAAGTGCTGGCCGAACTCCCTCAAGGAGTCCGGCTGGTTGCTGTCTCAAAATTCCATCCCAATGAAGCGATAGAAGAAGCATATCAGGCGGGACAGCGTATTTTTGGAGAAAGCAAAGTGCAGGAAATGACAGCTAAATACGAAAGTTTGCCCAAAGACATTGAATGGCATTTCATCGGACACCTGCAGACGAACAAAATCAAATACATGATACCATACGTAGCGATGATTCATGGAATTGATAGTTATAAACTGCTGGCCGAAGTCAACAAACAAGCTGTCAAAGCGGGACGTACAGTGAACTGCCTATTGCAGATTCACGTTGCGCAGGAAGAAACCAAATTTGGTTTCAGTCCCGAAGAATGTAAGGAGATGTTGAATGCCGGAGAATGGAAAGAGCTGACTCATGTACGCATCTGCGGATTAATGGGGATGGCCAGCAACACCGATTGCATTGAACAAATCAACCGGGAATTTGGTTTACTAAATAGGCTCTTTAACGAGATAAAAACAACTTGGTTCATCCACTCCGATACTTTCTGCGAGCTGTCGATGGGAATGTCACATGACTACCACGAAGCCATTGCCGCAGGAAGTACGCTGGTACGGGTAGGAAGCAAGATTTTCGGAGAACGAATTTATTAATCAGGAGTAAAAAACATATTGCTATGACCGATTTAAAAACTACTTTCGCAGGGCTTTCCCTTAGAAACCCTATCATTATCAGTAGCTCGGGGCTGACCAACAGTGCCGGCAAAAACAAAAAATTGGCCGAAGATGGTGCCGGTGCAATTGTTCTGAAATCACTGTTTGAGGAACAGATCATGCTGGAAGCAGACCAACTGAAAGATCCGGCTTTCTATCCGGAAGCCAGTGACTATCTGGAAGAATATATCCGTGAGCACAAGCTATCCGAATACCTGACTTTAATAAAAGAAAGTAAGAAGGTATGCCCCATTCCTATCATTGCCAGCATCAACTGCTACACTGATTCCGAATGGATTGACTTTGCAAAGATGATTGAAGAAGCCGGTGCCGACGCATTGGAAATCAATATCCTTGCCCTGCAATCGGAAGTGCAATATACATACGGTTCATTCGAACAACGCCACATCGATATTCTCCGCCACATTAAAAAAACAATCAAGATACCTGTAATCATGAAACTGGGTGATAACCTGACAAATCCTGTGGCATTAATCGATCAGTTGTATGCCAACGGTGCAGCAGCAGTTGTTCTCTTCAACCGTTTCTATCAGCCGGACATCAATATCGAAAAGATGGAGCATATTTCAGGCGAAATATTCAGCAATGCTTCCGACCTCGCCATTCCGCTTCGTTGGATCGGAATTGCGTCTGCAGTAGTAGACAAGATCGACTATGCAGCTTCCGGTGGTGTTGCCAATGCAGAATCAGTAGTGAAAGCTATCCTTGCCGGTGCTTCGGCTGTAGAAGTTTGTAGCGCAGTCTATCTAAATACAAATGCATTCATCGGAGAAGCCAACCGCTTCCTCTCTGCATGGATGGAACGCAAAGGGTTCAGGAATATAGCTCAATTCAAAGGCAAACTGAATATTAAGGATGTTCAGGGTGTTAATACATTCGAACGTACACAGTTCCTGAAATATTTCGGAAAGAAAGAATAAGGAAAAAGTATACTAAATCAATAAAGAAAACGGTGAACAAATTGTGCTATTTGCAACAGGATGTTCACCGTTTACTTTTTTAATCACTTATTAATTTATCTCGCTTAGCAGAGAAATCTGTTATAACAGGTTGCTTGCCAGTTCACTCAATTCACTTCGTTCACCTTTCAGCAAATTGACGTGTGCAAAGATATTCTGGTCTTTCATACGATCAATCATATATACCAAGCCATTGGACTGACTATCCAGATAAGGTTGGTCAATCTGCTGGATATCTCCCGTAAATACCATCTTCGTACCTTCGCCTGCACGGGTGATGATTGTCTTTATTTCATTCGGGGTCAGATTCTGCGCTTCGTCAATGATGCAATACATTTCGCTCAAACTACGACCACGGATAAATGCCAGAGCTTCAATCACCAGCTGCTCGCTTTTCTGCATATCTTCTATGCGCTTCACTTCGGTAGAGTTTGTAGCAAACTGACGTTTTATGACGTTCAGGTTATCAAACAACGGCTGCATATAAGGAGCTACTTTTTCCTGTGCGTCTCCCGGAAGGAAACCGATATCCTTATTGGAAAGCGCCACAACGGGACGTGCCAGCAAAATCTGTTTGTAATCCGTCAGCTTGCCCAAAGCAGCAGCCAAAGCCAGCAAAGTCTTACCTGTTCCCGCTTTTCCTGTCAGAGCCACCAGTTTGATGTTCGGGTCATTCAGAATCTCAAAAGCAAAACTCTGTTCCGCATTCCGTGGTTCGATTCCATAATTCTTACCCTTCATCACACGGATAATAGAATGGGTAAAAGGATTGTAGCGTGCCAATACACTATTCCGGTCACTCTTCAATACAAAACATTCATTGGGATGAATCAAATCCTTAAAGTCAAATTCACTCAAGTCAATGCCTTCCTTTGAAGAATAAATACGGTCGATCAATGCCGGATCTACATTTTCAAAAATCTCATTAGATTTCTCGAACACATCTACATTTACCACCTTATCCGTAATATAATCTTCGCAAAGCAGACCGATTGAACGGGCTTTCATGCGCAGATTCACATCTTTGGTCACTAAGATAGATTTCATTTTCGGATACTTGTCGGTCAAGTATTCGGTTGCCGCCAAAATCAAATGGTCGGGTTTCTTTATAGGAAACGATTCCCACACTTTGGCAGCCGGCACATTGCTTGTCACGACAAACAGACGTCCCAATCCTTCGCCAAGCTTCACTCCGTCGGAGAAAAGCTCGTCGCTTGTCAGCACATCCAATTCGCGCACGAACTCACGAGCATTGAAATTTATCTGCTCGTTTCCTTTTTTGAACTTATCCAGTTCTTCGAGTACAACAAGAGGGAGGTAAATATCATTTTCCTGAAAATTCTTCAAGCAATTGTAGTCGTGAAGAATAACATTTGTGTCTAGCACAAAATTTTTCTTAGTTCCCATGATTTCTTAGATTTAAATGTTGATATTTGCAATCTCATTCGCCAATCCCCCATTTATAGTCAGATTGACGGTTCTAAAGATAAACAAATTAGTGGGCAATAAAGATTGCCCGACGTTAAAT includes:
- the tpx gene encoding thiol peroxidase, translated to MATTNFKGQPVKLIGEFIQVGKVAPDFELVKTDLSSFSLKDLNGKNVILNIFPSLDTSVCATSVRKFNKMAAGLKDTVVLAISKDLPFAHGRFCTTEGIENVIPLSDFRFSDFDESYGVRMADGPLAGLLARAVVVIGKDGKIAYTELVPEITQEPDYDKALAAVK
- a CDS encoding HdeD family acid-resistance protein, yielding METVFNEIQHSVKNWWTSLLLGIVYIIVALWLMFSPVSTYVALSIIFSVSMLISGILEIIFALSNRKGVPSWGWYIVGGLIDLVLGIYLIAYPMVSMEVIPFIIAFWLMFRGFSSTGYSIDLKRYGTRDWGWYMAFGILAILCSLLILWQPAIGALYAVYMISFAFLIIGLFRVMLSFELKNLHKRK
- a CDS encoding DUF4494 domain-containing protein; amino-acid sequence: MAMHTWFECKIRYEKVMENGMQKKVTEPYLVDALSFTEAEARIIEEMTPFISGEFTVSDIKRANYSELFPSDEESADRWFKCKLIFITLDEKSGAEKKTSTQVLVQAADLRDAVKKLDEGMKGTMADYQIGMVSETPLMDVYPYSAEPNDKPEFDPSKA
- a CDS encoding YggS family pyridoxal phosphate-dependent enzyme, producing the protein MSIADNLKQVLAELPQGVRLVAVSKFHPNEAIEEAYQAGQRIFGESKVQEMTAKYESLPKDIEWHFIGHLQTNKIKYMIPYVAMIHGIDSYKLLAEVNKQAVKAGRTVNCLLQIHVAQEETKFGFSPEECKEMLNAGEWKELTHVRICGLMGMASNTDCIEQINREFGLLNRLFNEIKTTWFIHSDTFCELSMGMSHDYHEAIAAGSTLVRVGSKIFGERIY
- a CDS encoding dihydroorotate dehydrogenase-like protein, whose product is MTDLKTTFAGLSLRNPIIISSSGLTNSAGKNKKLAEDGAGAIVLKSLFEEQIMLEADQLKDPAFYPEASDYLEEYIREHKLSEYLTLIKESKKVCPIPIIASINCYTDSEWIDFAKMIEEAGADALEINILALQSEVQYTYGSFEQRHIDILRHIKKTIKIPVIMKLGDNLTNPVALIDQLYANGAAAVVLFNRFYQPDINIEKMEHISGEIFSNASDLAIPLRWIGIASAVVDKIDYAASGGVANAESVVKAILAGASAVEVCSAVYLNTNAFIGEANRFLSAWMERKGFRNIAQFKGKLNIKDVQGVNTFERTQFLKYFGKKE
- a CDS encoding PhoH family protein, giving the protein MGTKKNFVLDTNVILHDYNCLKNFQENDIYLPLVVLEELDKFKKGNEQINFNAREFVRELDVLTSDELFSDGVKLGEGLGRLFVVTSNVPAAKVWESFPIKKPDHLILAATEYLTDKYPKMKSILVTKDVNLRMKARSIGLLCEDYITDKVVNVDVFEKSNEIFENVDPALIDRIYSSKEGIDLSEFDFKDLIHPNECFVLKSDRNSVLARYNPFTHSIIRVMKGKNYGIEPRNAEQSFAFEILNDPNIKLVALTGKAGTGKTLLALAAALGKLTDYKQILLARPVVALSNKDIGFLPGDAQEKVAPYMQPLFDNLNVIKRQFATNSTEVKRIEDMQKSEQLVIEALAFIRGRSLSEMYCIIDEAQNLTPNEIKTIITRAGEGTKMVFTGDIQQIDQPYLDSQSNGLVYMIDRMKDQNIFAHVNLLKGERSELSELASNLL